The proteins below are encoded in one region of Candidatus Zixiibacteriota bacterium:
- the murB gene encoding UDP-N-acetylmuramate dehydrogenase gives MVDNPTVKPAVRTEDLRAAFGPGLRFDYPLAPLTSYKTGGPARYFISAGSADDIVHAVDAARRLGIPYFLIGGGSNLLVSDSGFDGLIIKVDVLGIHLIGRDEIDCGAGEELMALVKFAADHALTGLEFAAGIWGSVGGALYGNAGAFGGEIGSIVRELTLVDVAGKVKVVGPEYCRFAYRDSLLKKTREVVARARFSLQSGDQAAIRARVNEILQLRDGKHPNTGMSAGCFFKNIPDPSQPFGKLPAGRLLEEAGAKQLHVGKAKVFEKHANIIVNTGGATSREIRELADLMKQRVRDKFHIELEEEVIQVGSI, from the coding sequence ATGGTTGATAATCCCACAGTTAAGCCGGCAGTCCGAACCGAGGACCTACGCGCCGCATTTGGCCCCGGTCTTCGGTTTGATTACCCACTGGCGCCGCTGACCAGTTACAAGACGGGCGGCCCCGCCAGGTATTTCATTTCGGCCGGTTCTGCAGATGATATTGTCCATGCTGTGGACGCGGCCCGACGGTTGGGCATCCCCTACTTCCTGATCGGGGGCGGGTCAAACCTTTTGGTCTCCGATAGTGGGTTCGACGGTCTCATCATCAAGGTAGATGTTCTGGGGATCCACCTCATTGGACGCGACGAGATCGATTGCGGCGCCGGTGAGGAGCTGATGGCGCTGGTCAAGTTTGCTGCCGACCATGCACTAACCGGCCTGGAGTTTGCAGCCGGTATCTGGGGATCCGTCGGGGGGGCGCTGTACGGAAACGCGGGAGCATTTGGTGGAGAGATCGGCTCTATCGTCAGAGAGTTGACGCTGGTTGATGTTGCGGGGAAAGTGAAGGTCGTCGGGCCCGAATACTGCCGATTTGCCTACCGCGACTCACTCCTGAAAAAGACGCGCGAGGTCGTGGCGCGAGCCAGATTCTCCCTGCAGTCGGGTGACCAGGCCGCTATACGAGCCAGGGTGAACGAGATACTGCAATTGCGCGACGGCAAACATCCCAACACCGGAATGTCGGCAGGCTGTTTCTTCAAGAATATACCCGACCCGTCACAGCCGTTCGGGAAACTTCCCGCCGGCAGACTGCTCGAAGAAGCAGGAGCCAAACAGCTGCACGTCGGCAAGGCGAAAGTATTTGAAAAACACGCCAACATAATCGTCAATACCGGCGGTGCAACCTCGCGCGAGATTCGCGAACTGGCCGATCTGATGAAGCAGCGCGTGCGCGATAAGTTTCACATCGAACTTGAAGAAGAAGTCATACAAGTCGGTTCCATTTAA
- a CDS encoding DUF1844 domain-containing protein, whose amino-acid sequence MSDTDNKLDPHLYQLILSLHAGAMQHMGKVASPFTGKVERDLNAARHTIDMLDMLKRKTDRNLTADEQKLLDHVLYELRLNFVDESKKGGSPGPEDGPEGASESEPPDRKQAAGTNDDEQP is encoded by the coding sequence ATGAGTGATACCGACAACAAGCTGGATCCGCATTTGTACCAGTTGATTCTATCGCTGCACGCGGGGGCGATGCAGCATATGGGCAAGGTTGCATCACCGTTCACCGGCAAAGTCGAGCGCGACCTGAACGCCGCCCGCCATACGATCGACATGCTGGATATGCTGAAACGGAAGACGGACCGAAATCTGACCGCCGACGAACAAAAACTGCTCGACCATGTCCTCTATGAACTTCGGCTGAATTTTGTCGATGAATCGAAAAAGGGAGGCTCGCCCGGCCCGGAGGACGGCCCCGAGGGGGCCTCGGAGTCCGAACCACCCGACCGTAAGCAGGCCGCTGGAACGAACGACGATGAACAGCCGTGA
- the recG gene encoding ATP-dependent DNA helicase RecG, producing MSEISLSSSLQFLKGVGPRKAAVLQTHGMETVRDLLFYFPRRYLDRTNVSPINRLQVNQTTTIIGEVKAHGILRGRKTRYEVILQDDTAAVSLTFFQGVRYWQKLFKKGQVYAATGRVTFFQGLQMIHPDLERLDSDSDQMVHAGRIIPVYPQTSELSKVGLSSKGIRSLTTAVFGKMRERLPDALPPDLRQGMSLMPLHEAVAMTHYPSDREVVETARRRLAFDELLALQFFVYRNRGLKTSVTKPHRFAPPGAVLGSFKESLPFSLTDGQKSAVKEIFADLQKAQPMSRLLQGDVGCGKTAVAVAASVYAAENKLQTAFMAPTEILAEQHFRNWAQPLARLGITVDLITSALSSAERKKRAQRAASGETDILLGTHALIYDYVAFERLGLVVIDEQHRFGVRQRGLLYAKGNNPDLLVMTATPIPRTLALTLYGDLDISTIRDLPPGRKPVRTAWRTESARLKVMQWVRDEVLKGGQAYVVYPLIEKSDQLELRNAEEAFEELRGTVFAGIEVGLVHGRVKPRERDEILAAFRDGDVRILMATTVIEVGLDNPRATLLVIEQAERFGLAQLHQLRGRVGRGADPATVVALAGDALGDMARRRLEYFAGHADGFEIAEADLELRGPGELFGTRQSGMPELRVADLSKDRDLLEAARRLVMRLFEHYNDLDSDHRALYSFLEKAAGRREVNLGGG from the coding sequence ATGTCAGAAATCTCGCTGTCATCGTCTCTGCAATTTCTCAAAGGCGTTGGCCCCCGCAAGGCGGCCGTGCTTCAGACGCACGGCATGGAGACAGTACGCGACCTCTTGTTCTATTTCCCGCGGCGATATCTTGATCGTACCAACGTATCACCCATCAATCGCCTCCAGGTGAACCAGACAACCACCATAATTGGCGAAGTGAAGGCCCATGGCATCCTTCGGGGCCGCAAAACGCGCTACGAGGTCATTCTCCAGGACGACACAGCGGCAGTCAGCCTCACGTTTTTTCAGGGGGTCCGTTACTGGCAGAAGCTGTTCAAGAAGGGCCAGGTATACGCTGCGACAGGGCGAGTGACGTTTTTTCAGGGACTTCAGATGATTCACCCCGATCTCGAGCGTCTCGATAGTGATTCCGATCAGATGGTTCACGCCGGGCGGATCATCCCTGTATACCCCCAGACAAGCGAGTTGTCGAAGGTGGGGTTGTCATCGAAAGGAATCCGCAGCCTCACTACGGCGGTTTTTGGCAAAATGCGTGAACGGCTGCCGGACGCTCTTCCGCCTGATCTGCGGCAGGGAATGTCTCTGATGCCGCTTCACGAGGCTGTCGCCATGACGCACTACCCGTCCGATCGGGAAGTCGTGGAGACCGCACGTCGTCGCCTCGCCTTCGATGAACTGCTGGCGCTTCAGTTCTTTGTCTACCGCAACAGAGGATTGAAAACCTCCGTCACCAAGCCGCACCGGTTTGCGCCGCCGGGCGCCGTGCTGGGTAGCTTCAAGGAGTCTCTACCTTTTTCTTTGACCGATGGACAGAAGTCGGCGGTGAAGGAGATATTCGCTGACTTGCAGAAGGCCCAGCCGATGTCGCGGCTGCTCCAGGGCGATGTCGGCTGCGGGAAAACGGCCGTGGCGGTTGCGGCGTCGGTTTATGCGGCGGAAAACAAGTTGCAGACGGCCTTTATGGCGCCTACCGAAATCCTCGCGGAGCAGCACTTCCGCAATTGGGCTCAACCACTCGCTCGACTCGGGATCACTGTCGACCTGATTACGTCAGCTTTGTCTTCAGCCGAGCGGAAGAAGCGAGCGCAGCGCGCCGCCAGCGGTGAGACCGATATTCTGCTCGGAACCCACGCCCTCATTTATGACTACGTCGCCTTTGAGCGTCTCGGGCTCGTGGTCATCGATGAGCAGCATCGTTTTGGCGTCCGCCAGCGGGGACTGCTCTATGCGAAAGGCAACAATCCCGACCTGTTGGTGATGACCGCGACACCGATTCCCCGAACACTGGCCCTGACGCTGTACGGCGACCTGGATATCTCGACAATCCGTGATTTGCCCCCCGGGCGAAAACCCGTAAGAACGGCCTGGAGGACCGAAAGCGCTCGTCTGAAAGTCATGCAATGGGTACGCGACGAAGTCCTCAAGGGCGGTCAGGCGTATGTCGTGTATCCGCTGATTGAGAAATCCGACCAGCTCGAATTGCGGAACGCGGAGGAGGCCTTTGAGGAATTGCGCGGCACAGTCTTCGCCGGCATTGAAGTCGGGCTGGTTCACGGCAGGGTGAAGCCCCGGGAACGGGACGAAATACTCGCCGCCTTTCGTGACGGCGATGTTCGAATCTTGATGGCCACGACGGTCATCGAAGTAGGCTTGGACAACCCTCGGGCTACCCTCCTGGTGATCGAGCAGGCCGAACGGTTCGGACTTGCCCAACTGCACCAGCTGAGAGGACGGGTCGGACGGGGCGCAGATCCGGCCACGGTCGTGGCGCTCGCTGGCGATGCACTCGGCGACATGGCCCGTCGGCGCCTCGAATACTTCGCCGGCCACGCTGACGGTTTCGAGATTGCCGAAGCGGATCTGGAGCTGCGGGGCCCCGGCGAGCTGTTCGGAACACGCCAGTCCGGCATGCCGGAGCTTCGTGTGGCCGACCTCTCCAAAGACCGTGATCTGCTCGAAGCCGCCAGACGTCTCGTGATGCGTCTGTTTGAGCACTACAATGATCTTGACAGCGACCACCGTGCGCTGTATTCGTTTCTGGAAAAAGCAGCCGGTCGCCGAGAGGTGAACCTGGGTGGAGGTTGA
- a CDS encoding YbaK/EbsC family protein has translation MPVRLLKEYLDRHGIKYVTISHPPAYTAQKVAASAHIPGRELAKTVMVKVDGKMAMAVLPASTKVEFEKLRAAIGAESVRLASEREFRALFPECDVGAMPPFGNLYGMDVFVAERLTEDEEIAFSAGTHRELLKISYVDFERLVRPRVLRFSRLLAL, from the coding sequence ATGCCGGTGCGGCTACTGAAGGAGTATCTTGACCGCCACGGCATCAAGTATGTGACGATAAGCCATCCGCCGGCTTATACGGCGCAGAAGGTGGCGGCATCGGCCCATATACCGGGCCGCGAACTGGCAAAAACGGTGATGGTGAAAGTCGACGGCAAGATGGCCATGGCGGTTCTTCCGGCCTCGACCAAGGTGGAGTTTGAAAAGCTTCGTGCGGCCATCGGCGCCGAGTCGGTGCGCCTGGCCTCCGAACGAGAGTTTCGGGCGTTGTTTCCCGAATGCGATGTGGGGGCCATGCCGCCTTTCGGCAATTTGTACGGCATGGACGTCTTTGTCGCCGAGCGCCTGACGGAGGACGAAGAGATCGCGTTCAGCGCCGGTACGCATCGGGAACTGCTCAAGATATCGTATGTCGACTTTGAGCGGCTGGTACGACCCCGTGTGCTTCGCTTTTCCCGATTACTCGCGCTTTAG
- a CDS encoding GNAT family N-acetyltransferase has product MSVLTIRDMTSTDEAFVGTCSHIGDEGELTACSRRRLRWLADKTSQGLRVKVSLLNGQRAGLLYVMPIEICPWGPLGRDLLTIPCLFIKPDAQSHGVGRALVNEAELEVERQGKKGLVTVAYYENSWFMPAPFFERLGFTSINRRGRAGMLWKARDLTAEPPQFLQPAYEHKPLLGRVIVDLFWHTFCGTSNIEAQRVREVAADFGERVVVREYCADDRAVFNDHQRPRGVFVNGEEIGWGYAAPRNKIREAIQRALST; this is encoded by the coding sequence ATGTCGGTTCTGACAATTCGGGATATGACATCGACTGACGAGGCGTTTGTCGGCACCTGCTCGCACATCGGCGATGAAGGAGAGCTGACCGCTTGCTCTCGTCGCCGTCTGAGATGGCTGGCGGACAAAACGTCGCAGGGATTGCGGGTCAAAGTGTCACTCCTGAACGGACAGCGGGCCGGCCTTTTGTACGTCATGCCCATCGAGATCTGTCCGTGGGGGCCGCTCGGGCGCGACCTGTTGACGATTCCTTGCCTGTTCATCAAGCCCGACGCGCAGTCGCACGGTGTCGGACGCGCGCTCGTAAACGAAGCAGAACTCGAGGTCGAGCGACAGGGAAAAAAAGGCCTCGTGACAGTCGCGTACTACGAGAATTCCTGGTTCATGCCGGCCCCGTTTTTTGAGCGACTAGGATTTACGTCGATCAACCGCCGCGGGAGGGCGGGAATGCTGTGGAAAGCGCGTGATTTGACCGCCGAGCCTCCGCAATTCCTCCAGCCGGCTTATGAGCATAAGCCCCTGCTCGGCAGGGTCATCGTCGATTTGTTCTGGCATACCTTTTGCGGGACATCCAATATCGAAGCGCAGCGCGTTCGCGAGGTCGCCGCAGACTTCGGAGAGCGAGTTGTCGTACGCGAGTATTGCGCTGATGACCGGGCGGTGTTCAACGACCATCAAAGGCCGCGCGGAGTGTTTGTAAACGGTGAGGAGATCGGATGGGGATACGCGGCTCCACGGAACAAGATACGCGAAGCCATCCAGCGGGCCCTGAGTACATAG
- a CDS encoding AAA family ATPase has protein sequence MTEQTTTRTDVSDTPVIERAANTASGTREHAEVSRPKSTTENRPHRLTKDGVMYDDEHVTAAPDMTRPLLEGRRGNGSEPAARAGDQQRGIPSSRSHEMSSLIGRTIRLELKRRHEVRSIAFLSNKGGVGKTHISTNMSFYLARSGKQALLIDLDLGNSDVTNKLGFYCDNTIMDLLNGRHELNQLVYSTPLGFDLIGGESGNYRLANLNAAQRKRFIRALKDIGSDYDYVLYDLSAGIQQTTIDFALAQDFQVVVTTPQDIVAGYSCLKAMFYRFQQLERGMKERDPHYKMQTTLRPFIVLNQVPDFDAAKELFDKVNTVAKANIRGDKEFNMNVHFLGVITRDPDRIRESELEHFLYSSRYGASRTGQCFNFLVKNLMQYREPNEFTFTHRLRRFVDIFMRSVEETKYAE, from the coding sequence ATGACGGAGCAGACGACCACCAGAACCGATGTGAGTGACACACCGGTTATCGAGCGGGCCGCAAACACCGCGTCCGGCACGCGTGAACATGCCGAGGTGAGCCGCCCGAAATCCACCACAGAGAATCGGCCCCATCGGCTGACCAAGGATGGCGTTATGTACGACGATGAACATGTCACGGCGGCGCCCGACATGACCCGACCACTGCTGGAGGGTCGCCGCGGCAATGGCAGTGAACCGGCGGCTCGCGCCGGCGACCAGCAACGCGGCATCCCCTCGTCCCGATCACACGAAATGAGTTCGCTGATCGGACGAACGATCCGGCTCGAATTGAAGCGCCGACACGAAGTGAGATCGATCGCCTTCCTATCCAACAAAGGCGGCGTAGGCAAGACGCACATTTCGACAAACATGTCGTTTTACCTGGCACGTTCCGGGAAGCAGGCCCTGCTGATAGATCTCGATCTCGGGAACTCCGATGTAACCAACAAGCTCGGATTTTACTGCGACAACACGATCATGGATCTGCTCAACGGACGGCATGAACTCAATCAGTTGGTCTACAGCACGCCGCTGGGCTTTGACCTCATTGGCGGCGAAAGCGGCAACTACCGTCTGGCCAACCTCAACGCCGCCCAGCGCAAGCGCTTCATTCGCGCGCTCAAAGACATCGGCAGTGATTACGACTACGTCCTGTACGACTTGAGCGCCGGCATCCAGCAGACGACAATTGACTTCGCACTGGCACAGGACTTCCAGGTAGTCGTCACGACGCCTCAGGACATCGTGGCCGGTTACTCCTGTCTGAAAGCCATGTTCTATCGATTCCAGCAACTGGAACGAGGAATGAAAGAACGCGATCCGCACTACAAGATGCAGACCACGCTGAGGCCGTTCATCGTGCTGAATCAGGTGCCTGACTTCGACGCCGCCAAGGAGTTGTTTGACAAGGTGAATACCGTTGCCAAGGCCAACATCAGGGGCGACAAGGAATTCAACATGAATGTGCACTTTCTCGGCGTCATCACGCGCGATCCGGATCGCATCCGCGAGTCGGAATTGGAGCACTTCCTGTACAGCAGCAGGTACGGTGCGTCACGGACCGGCCAGTGTTTCAATTTCCTGGTGAAAAACCTGATGCAGTACCGTGAACCCAATGAATTCACGTTCACTCATCGCCTCAGACGTTTTGTGGATATCTTCATGCGCTCGGTGGAAGAGACCAAATACGCCGAGTGA
- the bshB1 gene encoding bacillithiol biosynthesis deacetylase BshB1 produces the protein MPETAKLDILAVAAHPDDAEITCGGLLIKSASRGYKTGVLDLTRGEMGTRGNADDRTRELARAAEIMGLSFRGNLEMPDSAVEYTQDNKLKIAQVVRDMRPDLVILPHWIQRHPDHLACSRLAYDACFLAGLLKAPLAGEPHRPKKILYVSYFRNSDYSFLVDISDVMKKKLEAVAAYTSQFGTSLSVADMLALGADELYERSDRTRADIFHPGVVIYDLMLTRSRALGQMVGVRFAEAYTVKEQLLIDDPLTLSVRSI, from the coding sequence ATGCCTGAAACGGCCAAGCTCGATATTCTGGCCGTTGCCGCGCACCCCGACGACGCCGAAATCACCTGCGGCGGCTTACTGATCAAGTCCGCGTCAAGAGGCTACAAGACAGGAGTACTCGACCTGACCAGGGGAGAAATGGGTACCCGGGGCAACGCTGATGACCGTACGCGTGAGCTTGCACGCGCAGCCGAGATTATGGGGTTGTCCTTTCGCGGGAATCTGGAGATGCCGGATTCGGCCGTCGAATACACGCAGGACAACAAGTTGAAGATTGCACAGGTCGTGCGTGATATGCGCCCCGATCTCGTCATCCTGCCTCACTGGATTCAACGCCACCCCGACCACCTCGCCTGCAGTCGACTGGCTTACGATGCCTGCTTTCTGGCCGGTCTTCTCAAGGCGCCACTGGCCGGTGAGCCTCATCGGCCAAAGAAGATACTTTACGTCTCGTATTTCCGCAATTCCGATTACTCATTTCTAGTCGATATAAGCGACGTGATGAAAAAGAAACTGGAAGCTGTGGCAGCATACACCTCCCAGTTTGGGACCTCGCTGTCGGTCGCCGACATGCTTGCTTTGGGTGCCGACGAGCTCTACGAACGCTCCGACAGAACCCGGGCGGACATCTTCCACCCCGGCGTTGTCATTTACGACCTCATGTTGACCCGCTCTCGAGCGCTCGGCCAGATGGTCGGTGTACGCTTTGCGGAGGCGTACACGGTCAAGGAGCAGCTCCTCATCGATGATCCACTGACACTTTCCGTTCGGTCTATCTGA
- the bshA gene encoding N-acetyl-alpha-D-glucosaminyl L-malate synthase BshA, whose product MRIGITCYPVVGGSGIIATELGQELAGRGHEVHFISYALPFRLDKYRTNLLFHGVETTAYPLFKYPPYTLALASKLADVSRNYRLDITHMHYAVPHATCAYLAKQMLAASGDPLPKVITTLHGTDITLVGSDPSYFDITRFSINSSDGLTAVSRHLAEETAEVFNVQREIRVIHNFFDDTRFTPDIGECSRCEFASDDEMLLAHVSNFRPVKRTLDVVEVFEKVAAALPAKLILIGEGPDTVLARRMIKKRGLTDKVIFLGNQSRVEAVLPCADLFLLPSQEESFGLAALEALACGVPVIGTLGTGLVEVIDHGINGFLCPVGDTAGMARAAIELLTDRRKLGTFKSAAADLARKRFSQDKIVGEYEHYYREIANA is encoded by the coding sequence ATGAGAATCGGCATAACGTGCTATCCGGTGGTCGGCGGTTCGGGGATTATTGCAACCGAACTCGGGCAGGAACTGGCCGGACGTGGCCACGAGGTGCACTTCATCTCGTACGCCCTCCCGTTTCGTCTGGATAAATATAGAACCAACCTTCTGTTTCACGGTGTTGAAACGACGGCTTATCCGCTGTTCAAGTACCCGCCGTATACCCTGGCCCTCGCGTCGAAGTTAGCGGATGTCAGCCGCAACTATCGGTTGGATATCACGCATATGCATTATGCGGTGCCCCATGCAACCTGTGCGTATCTCGCCAAGCAGATGCTCGCGGCCTCCGGGGATCCACTGCCCAAAGTGATTACCACACTTCACGGCACGGACATTACTCTCGTGGGTTCCGACCCGTCATACTTCGATATTACCCGGTTTTCAATAAACTCGTCCGACGGTCTCACTGCTGTTTCGAGACATCTTGCCGAGGAAACGGCAGAAGTGTTCAACGTCCAACGGGAAATACGTGTGATTCACAACTTCTTCGACGATACACGATTTACCCCAGATATCGGGGAGTGCAGTCGTTGTGAATTCGCGTCAGATGACGAAATGCTGTTGGCCCACGTCTCCAATTTTCGTCCGGTCAAACGCACGCTCGATGTCGTTGAGGTCTTCGAGAAAGTGGCGGCCGCTCTGCCGGCCAAACTGATTCTGATCGGCGAGGGTCCCGACACGGTGCTGGCACGCCGTATGATCAAAAAGCGTGGGCTGACCGACAAGGTGATTTTCCTCGGGAATCAGAGCCGGGTTGAAGCCGTATTGCCGTGCGCCGATCTGTTCCTTCTGCCGTCACAGGAAGAGTCATTCGGCCTGGCGGCGCTCGAAGCGCTCGCCTGCGGAGTACCCGTAATCGGTACACTTGGGACCGGGCTCGTCGAAGTGATCGATCATGGTATCAACGGGTTCCTGTGCCCGGTCGGGGACACTGCCGGCATGGCGCGCGCCGCAATCGAATTGCTCACCGATCGCCGAAAACTGGGCACGTTCAAGTCGGCTGCCGCAGACCTGGCGCGAAAGCGCTTCTCACAGGACAAGATTGTTGGCGAGTATGAGCACTACTACCGGGAGATCGCAAATGCCTGA
- the bshC gene encoding bacillithiol biosynthesis cysteine-adding enzyme BshC: MTNNLVPPSKALGYSDIYLDFVSGREPSAHFYLSTSLSETAAQLDRKGYERLRLSAILRAQNTAYQSSEAAFAAIDRLERPDSVCVFAGQQAGLFGGPMYTIIKAIAIVKAARLYERQLGRPVIPVFWIAGDDHDFAEVNHFTVLDRAGEPATISYSANPPEEVSTADIRFSDSMELERCHADLRKALGDTDFTPEMYALLEHAYTDRDTFCSAFGKLMASLTKDMGLVLFCPGDAAVKQLAVPFFKQIVMLQDHIHDLLVRTNHEIVESGYHIQVEKKDNSAHLFYNLDGRRPVLRDGDGFVVGEHRFSRTELLGAIDSHPERFSPDVITRPVLQSYLFPTISQKGGPAEIAYLAQINPIFSVFDLPVPVQRARATVTVIESRFEKLMKDYDVTFEDVTGDIELVVNRVLQRSFPQDLEHSFEYLRNDVSRRFREFLQESLEFDPNLQQVGEQAHGKIDYTLKSFEEKVFSSHKKKSKETRDRIYRLWHALYPNRGFQERTLNVTYFLARYGFHFIRVLHDHMDSEETAHQLMYLSEAEL; encoded by the coding sequence TTGACCAACAACCTGGTCCCGCCAAGTAAGGCGCTTGGTTACAGCGACATCTACCTGGACTTCGTGAGCGGACGAGAACCGTCCGCTCACTTTTATCTCTCCACCAGCCTGAGTGAAACAGCTGCCCAACTTGATCGCAAAGGGTATGAACGCCTTCGCCTCTCTGCGATTCTCCGCGCTCAAAACACCGCGTATCAATCGTCCGAAGCCGCGTTCGCGGCGATCGACCGTCTGGAGCGCCCCGATTCAGTCTGCGTTTTTGCGGGTCAGCAGGCCGGGCTTTTCGGCGGGCCCATGTACACCATCATCAAGGCTATTGCGATCGTAAAGGCTGCCAGGCTTTATGAGCGGCAACTGGGTCGTCCTGTGATCCCGGTGTTCTGGATCGCCGGCGACGACCACGATTTTGCCGAAGTCAACCACTTCACGGTGCTGGACCGGGCCGGGGAACCGGCCACTATCTCATACTCCGCGAATCCACCAGAGGAAGTGTCCACCGCGGACATCAGGTTCAGCGATTCGATGGAACTCGAACGCTGCCACGCGGATCTTCGCAAGGCTCTTGGCGACACCGACTTCACCCCTGAGATGTACGCGCTCCTTGAACATGCCTACACCGACAGAGATACCTTTTGCAGCGCTTTCGGCAAGTTGATGGCCTCGCTTACGAAAGACATGGGGCTCGTGCTGTTCTGCCCGGGTGACGCCGCGGTTAAGCAGCTGGCGGTGCCGTTCTTCAAGCAGATTGTCATGTTGCAGGATCATATCCATGATCTTCTGGTTCGCACTAACCACGAGATCGTTGAGTCGGGTTATCATATACAGGTCGAGAAGAAAGACAATTCCGCCCATCTGTTCTATAATCTCGATGGTCGTCGTCCGGTGCTGCGGGACGGGGACGGATTCGTGGTTGGCGAGCATCGGTTCTCGCGTACCGAGCTGCTCGGGGCCATCGACAGTCACCCGGAACGCTTCTCTCCCGACGTCATCACACGACCGGTTCTGCAATCTTACCTGTTTCCGACAATAAGCCAGAAAGGCGGCCCCGCAGAGATCGCCTATCTGGCCCAGATCAACCCCATCTTCTCAGTTTTCGACCTCCCGGTTCCGGTACAGAGGGCTCGTGCGACGGTCACCGTGATCGAAAGTCGATTTGAAAAACTCATGAAGGACTATGATGTTACGTTCGAAGACGTCACCGGTGATATCGAGCTGGTCGTGAACCGGGTTCTTCAGAGGTCATTTCCTCAGGACCTCGAGCATAGCTTCGAATACCTTCGCAACGATGTCAGCCGGCGTTTTCGAGAATTCCTGCAGGAATCACTGGAGTTCGATCCGAACCTGCAGCAGGTGGGTGAGCAGGCGCACGGGAAAATCGATTACACGCTGAAATCGTTTGAGGAGAAAGTGTTCTCGTCACACAAGAAAAAGTCGAAGGAGACGCGCGATCGCATCTATCGGCTGTGGCATGCGCTCTATCCGAATCGCGGCTTTCAGGAACGGACCCTCAATGTCACGTATTTCCTGGCGCGGTACGGCTTCCATTTTATCCGGGTGCTGCATGACCACATGGACAGCGAGGAGACGGCGCATCAGCTTATGTACCTTTCTGAGGCGGAACTGTAA